Sequence from the Sphingobacteriaceae bacterium GW460-11-11-14-LB5 genome:
AATTATAAGAATATTATTGCAAACGAAAAATTTATTTCGATTTTTTTGAAGAAATAAACCAAAATAAAGCTAATTACACTAAAAACAAATGAGATACACACAAAAAAGGAGACATAAAATAGTGTCGCCTTGTGTTAAGGAGCAAAAAACTGCAGAATTAATTGATTAAATTACAGTTCTGCAGTTTTTTCTTAAATAATCCATTCCAAACAATGAGATTAGGGCTGTTAAAGCCTAATTTTAGGTCAAACTTAAATCACAACAGCTAGCCGCACCAATTAATGCAGCATGTTCTTTCAGTTCTGAGATTTTAATTTCTGTTTCAACCCCATTACCTTTAAGTGTTGCAATTAATTCAGGTGCAAAAGCACTAAACGATTGCGCAATATTACCGCCAACTATCACCGTATCAATTTTATGCTGCTTAATAACCGGGATTAAAAACTGCGCCAGGTTATAACCGAATTCCATAAAAACCATGGTTGCATGATGATCGGTATCTACAATTTCTACCAGCTCTTTAACGCCTGCAACTACTTTTCCGCTAAGTTGGTTAAAACGTTTTACGAACCAGCGCGTAGACAAGTAATCTTCAGCAATTCCGTCTAAAAATTCGGAGTTCCAGAGGTCAGCATCAAAGGCTTTATAATTGAGGCAAAGCGATGAACCAAGCCCGGTACCAAGCGTGAGGCCCAACACACTGGCATTTCCTTTGGCAGCGCCGGCAAAAACCTCACCTTGTAAAAAACCTGCGGCATCATTTATAAAGTGAATATTTTCTGCCGGGATATCCAATCTTTCAGACAATTCTTCTTTTACATTGATCTGGTAAAGTGATTTAAACTTTTCCTGATCTTTAATTAATGAAATACCTTCGCTATAATTAAAAGGACCTGGCATGGCAATCCCAACGTTCCGGGCACCATTTTTAATATTTTTAAAAGCCTTATTGATGATATCGCACCATGCCGATAAAATCACTTCCTTACTCTCCTGCGAATTCACAGGGCTACGTTTGATAGAATCTTTCACCAAAGTTCTTGTTTCTAAATCCACCAATGCGGCCGTAATATGCGAGCCACCAATATCTACACCTAATGCAACAGGCTTTTCCATTCTATATATATTTCTGTTATCTATTCTTTATTAATCTGAATTAATTCGCCAAAAGTAGCAATTCAATCTTTATTTACTGATTGAAAATGGCTTATCTTCTTCTAATAACCCTCTATTTAACGAAGGTTTAACATTCATCTCTAATTTTAACACCCCACCTCTTAATAAATCGCTATGGTTTATAAAATTTTTGGTATAATTTTTACCATTTAAGCTTGCCGATTTGATATAAACATTGGCAACATTATTGGCAGGCGCCTCTATGACGAATTTTTTGCCATTTTCTAAATTAATGGTCGTTTTTTTAAACATGGGGCTTCCTAAAACGTACTCCCCTGTTCCTGGTGTTACGCTATAAAACCCTAATGCACTTAACACATACCACGAAGAGGTTTGTCCCTGGTCTTCATCTCCCGGATAACCATTTTCTGTCGCATCGTACAGTTTATGCATCACCTCCCGGGCATAAAACTGTGCTTTCCAGGGTTGGTTGGCATAATTATATAAATAAACCATATGTTGTATGGGTTGATTTCCATGTGCATATTGCCCCATGTTGGCCATTACCATTTCGGTCATTTCGTGAATCATGCCACCATACGAACCTACATTTACTTTATTGGGTTCACTAAAAACAGAATCGAGTTTGGCGATGAAATTGTTGTTCCCTCCCATCAAATTAATTAAACCCCTGGTATCTTGAAAAACCGACCATTGCCAGTGCCATGCATTTCCTTCGGTAAAGGGGCCACCCCACTCGGTTGGGTCGAAATTTGGCGACCATTTTCCTGCGGCGTTCCTCCCTCTCATAAAACGTGTAGAAGCATCGTAAACATTTTTATAATTGAACATCGGTTTCTCAAAAACCTCCATATAATGTTTATCGCCGATCATTTTAGCCAAATAGTAAGCGCAAAAATCATCATAAGCATATTCTAATGTTTTAGCAGTAGCTTCCCTGTATTTTGGATAGGGAACATAACCCAATTGATTGTACTCGGTTACGCCATCCCTACCATTTGCCGGCCCCCAGGGTCCTTTGTTCATCGCCTCATGATAATAAGCGTCCAGCGCCTTTTTCGGATCGAATGTTCTGATTCCTTTTGCCCAGGCATCAGTTAGCAACGAAATGGCATGGTTACCAATCATGCTTCCTGCTTCGCTCGGGAAAGACCAGGACGGCAACCAGCCACATTGCTCATAAGCATCGAGCATGGCTTGCATATAACGACCGTGCATTTCTGGCTGCACCAGTGTGTTTAGTGGAAATTGCGCCCGGAAAGTATCCCAGAAACCTGTATCAGTAAACATATACCCATCATGAACTTTACCATCATACGGACTAAAATAATATGGTTTTCCGGCTTCATTTATTTCATAAAACTTTCTGGAGAACAGGCTTGCCCTAAAAAAGCAAGAATAAAAAGTTTCTATATCTGCTTTCGATCCGCCTTCTACTTCTATCTTACCAAGCGATTTATTCCATACCGCAGCAGCATTGGCTTTAGTATCTTCTAAAGTCTGATCATTGCCGAGTTCTCTTTTTAAATTCAGTTCGGCCTGTTGTAAACTGATATAAGATGAAGCGGTTTTCACCTGCACTTTTGCACCAGATTCGAACTGTACAAATGCACCTTTACCCAATCCTTCAGCTGAAATGGAATCTTTTGTAATGGTATTACCTTTGTTCTCCCAGGTGCCGTAAGATTTAATCGGTTGATCGAACCGGATTACGAAATAACTTTTCCAACCTCTTTTAAAACCTTCGCCATTGTTTACCCAGCCAGTGATTTTATTTTCTTTAGGATAGATCTGTACCCCACTTAACCTATTATACCCGTCTAAAATTAAAAAGCTCCTTTTGCCTTTTGGATAACTGAACCTGAGGTGCGCGCCACGTTCTGATGGTGAAATCTCGGTGGTGATATCATTTTCGAATGTTACTTTATAATAGTTTGGTTTAGCAATCTCATCCTGATGGCTAAATTTAGCCTCGCGTTTATCTTCATTTACAATCAGTTCGTCAACCATCGGCATTAAAGAAAATACCGCATAATCTCTCGTCCACGAACTGCATTGGTGCGCTTGCTGAAAGCCCCTGATTTTGTCTTTAAAGTATTGATATTTCCAGCCATCACCGTTTCTACCCGTTTGGGGTGTCCAGGTGTGCATGCCAAATGGCAGCGCAGTTGTTGGGTAAGTATTCCCTCGGGTGAGTTCGTGTTTGGAATTTGTGCCCTGAAGGGTGTTAACGTAGTGAACCCAATCTTTCTGCTGCGCCCGTAAGTTTTGGGTAACCAGGCAGCATAAAACGGATGCGATTAATTTAAGTTTCATTTGTTTGTGTTTATTCTTTCCAGCTGATATAACCAAAACCAGACTGTATATTATAAAAAACCGGCATTTGTTGGCGCAGTTACAGGCCTGCAAATGCTGATTTATATGATTATTTAATATTCCATTTATCGGCTAACATTTTGATGAAATAACCGCCAACAACACTTCTCGCCTGAAAGCCAGTCATTTTCCCATTGGTGGTTTCATGCCAGTCGCTCAGTGGCACTTTACTTTCTGTTTCAGTAGCAAAACGATAAATCGGAGTTATAAATTTTTGAAAATCTGCATCATTATCGGCCAAAGTAGCGGTCCACATAATCCAGTCAGACTTGGTATAGGTTCTGCGGCTATCCAATGGTAATCCGAAATCTTTTTGTTTGGTTAAATAAAAATTAATCTCCTTTTTATAAAGCGCTTTCGGAAACAGATCGAGTTTTAAAAGTTTATCCCAAACCAAATTATATTTCTGGCTCCAGGTATTTTTATTGTTAAAAGTTAGGGCATAATGATCGCCATCATCAGCAAGTTTCATCCAGTTTTGGACCATTTGTAAAGCAGCTGTGCGGTATTTTGTAGCCACATCGGCCTTGCCTAACGATTGCGCCATTTGCGCATATGCACCTAAAGCTACGATAGCTTTGACCGATAAATTCGAATTTCTGGCTAAATGTCCGGCAAAATCGTCGGTACACAATTGATTGGCCGGATCGAAACCTTCTCTTAGCAGGTAGTTTGCCCATACCGACATTACTTCCCAATGTTTCGCGGCATATTTTGCATTTCCTTCTGCCCTGGCAATGGCCGCGGTTAAGATGATCATATTGCCAGCCTCTTCTACAGGCATGTCTTCGCCATAGGTTTGGCCGTTTGCTAAAGGATAAGTACCTAAATCGTGTGCAGCGAAAGGTTTCTTCCATTTTCCACTTTCTGAATAGTAGAAAATACCATTTAACATGCCTTTTAACAATTCGGGATTGTAAACTAAAAATTGTGGTGCTGAAGGATAAGTTACATCCACTGTATTGATTGAGCCATTGCTAAAATTTTCTTTCGATAAGAACAGGATATCACCATTTGGGGCATACACGATTTTGTGCGCCGCGATAGCTTGTCTATAAGCCAGTTTACACATATCAGCATATTCTTTTCCTCCAGCATTTTCTGCGTCGGCATATAGTTTGGCATCAAAAGTGGCACAGCTGGTTTTTAACGAAGGATATTGGGCATTGGCCTCTGCCAGTTGATCTTCAAACTGCTGACTACCCGAAAGCCTCCAAACGGGTTGCAGCTTTTCGCCAAAATATTCAACCGATTTTAGGTCATCATAACCCAACATCATATATTTATCTACCGGGGTTGAAGAAACCGAACCAAAAGGAATGATACTGCTTAGGTTTAGGTTTTTCGAATTTAAAACCTGTGTTGGTGTTGGATATTTGGAACCAACAAAACTTTTTAAGCTTTCGTTCTGCGTAGCTATAAACTGAGTCGCATTAAACCTGGCAGGAACGGCCACGTATAAATAACCCCAATCGATACGCAGATCATCTCCCCTTTTCTTTAACACCGACTGCTCTACTGTCCCTGTTTTTAAGATAGAGAGGTTGTTTTTCGTACTCTTCCAGGCCGATACACTTTGGTTTGGTGTATTTACTGCCAGGCTTGATGATGCCCCAAAGAAAAGATCTACACTGTGCGCCCTGGTATCAGTAGATTTTACGGTATAATTGATATAACTGATTGGCCTTGCGGTTAATTTAATATCGTTGAGTAATAGCGGAGAGGTGAAACTTACCTGAAGTTCTACACTGCCACAGCTAAAAGTATATTTGGTCGTAGTAGTCTCGATGGACACATTGGTTTGGGTTGCGGGCGGAATTTTAACAAGATCTATATCTTCTTCTACAATCCCGGCATCTAAATGCCTGCCACCAGCAGTATTTTTGCAATGGATGGCCAATACATTTTTCCCTGTTTTTAAGATACCATCTTCAATGGGTAAGTATATATAATCAGAAACCCATCCATTTTTTTTGTAAATGACTTTACCATTTAAATAAACAATTACATTGTCATCGTGATTGAGTTTAAGGTATTTTTTTGTGGCCGATACATGGGTGATATCGAAGGTTCTTCTGAAATACAGGTCATCGCTATTCCATTTAGTTTTGGCAGAATGATCATCGCCAAAAGGGGCATCGGCTTTTTTCCAAGCGTTATCGTTGTAACTATTATTTTCCCAACCTGCTTCAGGTTTATCGAAATTGTAACTGGCCTGATATTTTAAAACATCAGCAGCTGGGAGTATTTCTGTAAAGGTTTTGCTTTCTTCGCCTAAAAACCGGTAAAACTTCCCGTCTACTTTAATAACACCCAGTAACGATTGCTCTTTGCCTGTCCAATGTTTAGTTACCGATTGGTTAAGCCCATCGCCAAAAGACCAAATACTGAAATAAGCATCATGTGTAATTAATGGATAAGCGGGTGCTTTATCTTGAGCTTTTACAATTAAATTAAAAAAAAGACAAAGTGCTGCTAAGGAAAGTTTTCTCATAAATTAATATTTGGTTTCATTGTAGTTGATAAAACGTTTTACCAATTTATCTGCCAAATACCTTATGCCAGGGCTGAATAAGCTGCGAAAGATAATGCTGGTTTAAATTGGATTTTTGTTTGTAAAAGGCTGAACAAAGTAAAACGTTTTACTAGTATCAATATTAGTAAAAAAATATACATTTTTCATCTCCCCAAATCGTAACATATAGGTTACAAAGAGTTGATTTAAAAATGGATAAAAAACAACTACTTTCAATAAATAAAAAAAGATCAAGAACTCCTTTAATTAAAAATTGGGGATATAAATTAGAACTATCATCAGTTTAATTCATATAATTATAGTTGTATTATTGAGCAAAAAAGCCGTATCACAATTATTATGATACGGCTTTTTATGTTTACCTAATTAATTATAACCGGGATTTTGTGCTAAGTTTTCATTAAGTGTTCGTTGAACTTGTGGAATTGGAAACAAGTTCCTAAATGTTGCAGAAGGTGCATGATCCCACCAGCTTCCGGTAGTAAACTTACCAAAACGAATTAAATCATCTCGGCGGAAACCTTCAAAAACAAATTCTCTACCTCTCTCGTTCAATAACTCATCAAGTGTTAAAGTTGCAGTTGTGTATTCATTTGCAGGCCAGGTTGCAGACGTAAATGCACGTTTTTTGCAATCGTTAACCAACTGAACTGCTTGAGCATTTGCTGTACCACTATTTTTACGCATTAATGCTTCGGCTTTTGCAAAATAAACCCAAGTTAAGCGATATAGATTCCAGTCTGTACAATTATAGTTAAGATCAATTGCAACAGGCAAGCCACCTACTGTACCAGCAACGTTGTTTCCTAATTTATATTTATTAAAACGAACACCACTGTTTTCTTCTCCTTCACTCATGTTAGAAACTGTAGAGCCTACTTTGGCACGACGAATTTCATCAACAAAATTAATTTGTTGACCATCGTACTCATTACCACCAGAAGCAAGTGCTTGCTGCCCATTGTCAAATCTAACTTGAGGGCCTTGTAATAACCAAGTTGTTTTTCTCAAATCATCAGTATTATACTTTGTGTAGTTACCTGGAACCATTACCACTCCATTATTTCCATTTCTAGAACCACCATAGATTCTGTCTTGTTGGAAATGGAAGAATTCACCTGTCCATGATGGCTGTGAATTAGCTATTCTAAATTCATAAGCAATAGCAAAAATCACTTCTTTAGACAAATCATTTGTGCTTTTAAATTGGTCGGTAATATTTGCATCAAGTGCCATATTTCCATTTTGTCCACCAGCTTCATTGTTAATTAATTTATCAGCAGCAGCTATACAATCATCCCAACGAGCAGTTCCTGTCCAAATTTCAGCATTTAGGTAAAGTTCAACTAACATAGCATAACCACCAGCTTTAGTCATTCGGCCAATCATATTTCTTGATAAGTTTGGTGCCTTATCAATATTATCTTTGATTTCTTTTTCGATAAAAGCAAAAACTTCAGCACGCGGTCTAGTCTCTGGTTTTGCAGGAGTACCCACTTTGGTTACTATCGGAATGTTTCCAAAAAGATCCATCAATTTTAGATAGTGATATGCTCTTAAAAGCTTTAATTCAGCAATATAACCGTCTTTTTCTATTTGGGTTATGCCCATTTGCTCTAAGTTACGCTTTTCTAAGTTTTCGATTGGATCGTTACAGTATCCAATACCTCCGTACATTAAAGACCAAGCGTTATTCAATGGCCCGTCATCACTTAACCAGGTATGGTAGTGTAACCGTTTCCATTTACCACCATCTTCTCCATGTCTTCCTTTTGTTGGCCATGCCAACTGATCGCCAGAAAGTTCTGATGGTCTCCACCATCCATCTTGACCTGATGGTGTTGCCCAAGCATTTGCATGAGTATATGGTCTTAATACCGCAGATAAAACTTCGTTTTTGTTATTGTAATAATTATCAGTGATTAGCTGACTATATATCTTCTCGTCTAAGTTAGTACATGCATTAAATAATACAGGTGAAACTAAGAGTACAGACAGAATAATTTTTTTATATGTTTTCATTTTTCTTATTATTAAAATCCAAAATTAACACCGAACACAAAACTTCTGGTTGTTGGATAAGGACTTCTGGTATCAATACCTAAACTGCGTCCATTAATTTCTTGCCCCAAGCCCGTGTCTTGAATCAAATCAGGATCGTTACCTGTATAACCCGTTAATAATGCC
This genomic interval carries:
- a CDS encoding glutaminase, whose product is MRKLSLAALCLFFNLIVKAQDKAPAYPLITHDAYFSIWSFGDGLNQSVTKHWTGKEQSLLGVIKVDGKFYRFLGEESKTFTEILPAADVLKYQASYNFDKPEAGWENNSYNDNAWKKADAPFGDDHSAKTKWNSDDLYFRRTFDITHVSATKKYLKLNHDDNVIVYLNGKVIYKKNGWVSDYIYLPIEDGILKTGKNVLAIHCKNTAGGRHLDAGIVEEDIDLVKIPPATQTNVSIETTTTKYTFSCGSVELQVSFTSPLLLNDIKLTARPISYINYTVKSTDTRAHSVDLFFGASSSLAVNTPNQSVSAWKSTKNNLSILKTGTVEQSVLKKRGDDLRIDWGYLYVAVPARFNATQFIATQNESLKSFVGSKYPTPTQVLNSKNLNLSSIIPFGSVSSTPVDKYMMLGYDDLKSVEYFGEKLQPVWRLSGSQQFEDQLAEANAQYPSLKTSCATFDAKLYADAENAGGKEYADMCKLAYRQAIAAHKIVYAPNGDILFLSKENFSNGSINTVDVTYPSAPQFLVYNPELLKGMLNGIFYYSESGKWKKPFAAHDLGTYPLANGQTYGEDMPVEEAGNMIILTAAIARAEGNAKYAAKHWEVMSVWANYLLREGFDPANQLCTDDFAGHLARNSNLSVKAIVALGAYAQMAQSLGKADVATKYRTAALQMVQNWMKLADDGDHYALTFNNKNTWSQKYNLVWDKLLKLDLFPKALYKKEINFYLTKQKDFGLPLDSRRTYTKSDWIMWTATLADNDADFQKFITPIYRFATETESKVPLSDWHETTNGKMTGFQARSVVGGYFIKMLADKWNIK
- a CDS encoding RagB/SusD family nutrient uptake outer membrane protein; its protein translation is MKTYKKIILSVLLVSPVLFNACTNLDEKIYSQLITDNYYNNKNEVLSAVLRPYTHANAWATPSGQDGWWRPSELSGDQLAWPTKGRHGEDGGKWKRLHYHTWLSDDGPLNNAWSLMYGGIGYCNDPIENLEKRNLEQMGITQIEKDGYIAELKLLRAYHYLKLMDLFGNIPIVTKVGTPAKPETRPRAEVFAFIEKEIKDNIDKAPNLSRNMIGRMTKAGGYAMLVELYLNAEIWTGTARWDDCIAAADKLINNEAGGQNGNMALDANITDQFKSTNDLSKEVIFAIAYEFRIANSQPSWTGEFFHFQQDRIYGGSRNGNNGVVMVPGNYTKYNTDDLRKTTWLLQGPQVRFDNGQQALASGGNEYDGQQINFVDEIRRAKVGSTVSNMSEGEENSGVRFNKYKLGNNVAGTVGGLPVAIDLNYNCTDWNLYRLTWVYFAKAEALMRKNSGTANAQAVQLVNDCKKRAFTSATWPANEYTTATLTLDELLNERGREFVFEGFRRDDLIRFGKFTTGSWWDHAPSATFRNLFPIPQVQRTLNENLAQNPGYN
- a CDS encoding alpha-mannosidase, producing the protein MKLKLIASVLCCLVTQNLRAQQKDWVHYVNTLQGTNSKHELTRGNTYPTTALPFGMHTWTPQTGRNGDGWKYQYFKDKIRGFQQAHQCSSWTRDYAVFSLMPMVDELIVNEDKREAKFSHQDEIAKPNYYKVTFENDITTEISPSERGAHLRFSYPKGKRSFLILDGYNRLSGVQIYPKENKITGWVNNGEGFKRGWKSYFVIRFDQPIKSYGTWENKGNTITKDSISAEGLGKGAFVQFESGAKVQVKTASSYISLQQAELNLKRELGNDQTLEDTKANAAAVWNKSLGKIEVEGGSKADIETFYSCFFRASLFSRKFYEINEAGKPYYFSPYDGKVHDGYMFTDTGFWDTFRAQFPLNTLVQPEMHGRYMQAMLDAYEQCGWLPSWSFPSEAGSMIGNHAISLLTDAWAKGIRTFDPKKALDAYYHEAMNKGPWGPANGRDGVTEYNQLGYVPYPKYREATAKTLEYAYDDFCAYYLAKMIGDKHYMEVFEKPMFNYKNVYDASTRFMRGRNAAGKWSPNFDPTEWGGPFTEGNAWHWQWSVFQDTRGLINLMGGNNNFIAKLDSVFSEPNKVNVGSYGGMIHEMTEMVMANMGQYAHGNQPIQHMVYLYNYANQPWKAQFYAREVMHKLYDATENGYPGDEDQGQTSSWYVLSALGFYSVTPGTGEYVLGSPMFKKTTINLENGKKFVIEAPANNVANVYIKSASLNGKNYTKNFINHSDLLRGGVLKLEMNVKPSLNRGLLEEDKPFSISK